The Xiphias gladius isolate SHS-SW01 ecotype Sanya breed wild chromosome 4, ASM1685928v1, whole genome shotgun sequence genome includes a window with the following:
- the sesn1 gene encoding sestrin-1 isoform X2: MRHAVGPSENVENNSFAVTGLLKICTHCERLSKKDLGVRIPRPLGNGPSRFIPEKEILQVSKVDARTQSIFEDAFAALGRLDNISLVMGFHPQYLESFLRTQHYLLQMDGPLSLHYRHYIGIMAAARHQCSYLVNLHVNDFLQVGGDLKWLNGLDEAPQKLQQLGELNKILAHRPWLLTKEHIERLLKAEEHSWSLAELIHAVVLLTHYHSLASFTFGCGITPEIQCDGGHTFRPPSLSQYCVCDIANGNGHANHHDDPLGNQDVCGEVEVLMERMKHLQECRDDEEASQEEMATRFEREKTESMLVVTAEEEECVPSRDISRHFEDPSYGYKDFSRRGEHVPTFRVQDYSWEDHGFSLVNRLYPDVGQMLDEKFQMAYNLTYNTMATHKDVDTSMLRRAIWNYIHCMFGIRYDDYDYGEINQLLDRSFKIYIKTMVCSPEKTTRRMYESFWRQFQHSEKVHVNLLLMEARMQAELLYALRAITRYMT, from the exons ATGAGGCACGCGGTGGGACCGTCGGAAAACGTGGAAAATAATTCTTTCGCGGTGACAGGCTTGTTAAAGATATGCACCCATTGTGAACGGCTCAGCAAAAAG gACTTGGGGGTAAGAATCCCAAGACCCTTGGGTAACGGACCTAGCAGATTTATCCCTGAAAAAGAG attcTTCAAGTCAGTAAAGTGGACGCCAGAACACAGTCGATATTTGAGGATGCATTTGCAGCCCTCGGTCGCCTCGACAACATTTCTCTGGTGATGGGCTTCCACCCGCAGTACCTGGAGAGTTTTCTCCGTACACAGCACTATCTGCTGCAGATGGATGGACCCCTGTCTTTGCACTACCGACACTACATCGGCATCATG GCGGCAGCTAGACACCAGTGTTCCTACTTGGTCAACTTGCATGTGAACGACTTCCTCCAGGTCGGGGGCGATCTGAAGTGGCTGAACGGTCTGGATGAAGCCCcacagaagctgcagcagctcgGGGAGCTCAACAAAATCCTGGCTCACCGACCTTGGCTTCTCACTAAGGAACACATCGAG CGCCTTCTGAAGGCTGAGGAACACAGCTGGTCCCTTGCAGAGCTGATCCACGCCGTGGTCCTCCTCACACACTACCACTCCCTCGCCTCGTTCACATTCGGCTGCGGCATCACGCCCGAGATTCAGTGCGACGGCGGACACACTTTCAGACCTCCGTCCCTCAGCCAGTACTGCGTGTGTGACATTGCCAACGGCAATGGTCATGCAAATCACCACGACGATCCACTTGGCAATCAG GATGTGTGTGGCGAGGTGGAGGTGCTGATGGAGCGCATGAAGCACCTGCAGGAGTGCCGCGACGACGAGGAGGCCAGCCAGGAGGAGATGGCAACTCGCTTCGAAAGGGAGAAGACGGAGAGCATGCTGGTGGTCacggcggaggaggaggagtgtgtccCCTCGAGAGACATCTCCCGACACTTTGAGGACCCCAGCTACGGCTACAAGGACTTCTCAAGGAGGGGGGAGCACGTGCCCACCTTCAGAGTGCAG GATTACAGCTGGGAGGATCACGGCTTCTCCCTGGTCAACCGACTGTATCCTGATGTCGGCCAGATGCTGGACGAGAAGTTCCAGATGGCCTACAACCTGACCTACAACACCATGGCAACACACAAGGATGTGGACACCAGTATGCTGCGTCGGGCCATCTGGAACTACATTCACTGCATGTTTGGCATCAG GTATGATGACTATGATTATGGAGAAATAAACCAGCTTCTGGACCGAAGCTTTAAAATCTATATCAAGACCATGGTGTGTAGTCCTGAGAAGACCACCAGACGAATGTATGAGAGTTTCTGGAGGCAGTTTCAGCACTCCGAGAAG GTCCACGTCAATCTGCTTCTTATGGAAGCGCGAATGCAAGCAGAACTGTTATACGCTCTGAGAGCGATCACCCGCTACATGACATGA